In a genomic window of Pelecanus crispus isolate bPelCri1 chromosome 1, bPelCri1.pri, whole genome shotgun sequence:
- the VSTM5 gene encoding V-set and transmembrane domain-containing protein 5: protein MRPLQGCRGRGVVVGTVTLCLAAGWALQTPGGVSLVVPQPNINATVAQNILLSVEYSCRGIATIEWKHVSSWGTTKIVEWKSGNYVNISTVYKDRVTTFENGSIQLLNVGMRDAGYYFITVTEEYGTNTYGTIIVNVYEIIYEDLHFVAVLFAFLAAVSAILICFMWLCNKSLHLFQKRTTHKLTASTTEEIELETIEC from the exons ATGAGACCGCTCCAGGGCTGCCGGGGACGGGGCGTCGTCGTGGGGACCGTCACCCTCTGCCTGGCCGCCGGGTGGGCTCTGCAGA CTCCCGGAGGAGTGTCGTTAGTTGTCCCACAACCCAACATCAACGCAACAGTGGCACAAAACATCCTCCTCTCAGTTGAATACTCTTGCAGAGGCATCGCCACCATTGAGTGGAAGCATGTGTCAAGCTGGGGCACCACCAAAATTGTTGAGTGGAAAAGTGGGAATTATGTCAACATATCCACGGTCTACAAGGACAGAGTGACTACTTTTGAAAATGGCTCTATACAGCTTCTGAACGTGGGCATGAGAGATGCCGGCTACTATTTTATCACTGTAACAGAGGAGTATGGAACCAACACCTACGGCACCATCATAGTCAACGTTTACG AGATTATCTATGAAGACTTACATTTTGTAGCAGTTCTCTTTGCATTTCTCGCTGCAGTATCTGCCATTTTGATCTGCTTCATGTGGCTGTGCAATAAATCTCTGCATCTATTTCAGAAGAGGACGACACACAAACTAACAG CAAGTACAACTGAAGAGATTGAATTGGAAACCATTGAGTGTTAG